A region of the Fusobacterium sp. SYSU M8D902 genome:
AAGTTTTACAAGATTCAAAAATATTAGTACCTGTTGGCCTAGCTGGATTCCATCTATGAATACATAATAAGAATTTCTCTCTATTTAAAGGAATTTCATTACTTCCTATCTTTATCTTCCACTCTTTTTCATAAGCTTTGTATGTAACATAATCATATGGAATAGGAATAAGTGTATTTATTGAAAAATCTTCATTATAAATTATTTCAAAACAACTATATCCCCAATATCTAGCTGTAATCATATGGTTAAGCATCCTATTGAATTTAATTCCTGAAAACCTTTTCTCTATCTCTTTAGCTTTTTCTTCTAAAGCTATATCATCAGTTTGTATTAATAGTTTTCTACTAGCTACTCCTCTTTCAACTTTATCTAAAGCTGAACTAATATCTATATCTTCTAAAAGTCTTTTTATTAATTCATCACTTAAATTTGAACTTTCAGGATAAGTTTCACTAAATAGTTTTATAACAGTAGATGTAGTTAGTTCTTTTTTACCTAATATATTCTTTTCAATTTTTTCCACCTCCAGTCACTCCTATATATTTTTTCTTTCTAATTCTCTCTTTTAATGGGATATAATCATATTCATCAAGCCCATAGCTCATAGCATCAAAACTGTGAGGGTCTATATTATATCTACCAGCTTGGATATCTCCATTTTTATCTTTTTTATATACACACTCTTCTGCTTCTTCTTTTGTATGTGGGCATCTATCTATATCTATTACTATTCTTGAAAAACTTCTTAATAGTTGCTCATGGTATTCAACAGAGCCTTTTCCTTTTGTTGCTCCATCAATGTTATATCCAGCATCATAAAAGTCTGCTATTGTTTGTGCTGAAGCACTATCAGCATAGATAGTTCTTCCACCCTCTTTTAATGGTTCTAATTCCTTAAATAGTTCTTTTGTTAATTTTCCTTTGTTGTAATATTCCCAATAAACATACAACTCATTCAGCTTACTATTAACGGCCATTTTTAAACCACAGGTATATGAAATTGAATATCCCCAGTCAATCCCTCTATGCTGGTCCTTTCTATTTAATCTACCTTCAACATACCTTTCATAAACTTGTTTCTCAAAAACAGCATTATATAGAACTAAATCTCCATCAGCACCAAATTTACCTTCTTTAGCTATTCTCTTTAATCTAGGATCTTTTTCACTTTCTAATTCATAAATAAAACTTGCTGGAAGATGTGGATTATCTTTATAGGTAGAATGATGTATCATTACCACTTGTTTTAACTCTTCTCCATTATCTAAACTAATTTTATCTGTGAATTTGATAAGTCGTTTCTCATATAACTCGTTTTCATCAATGTTATATCCTTGTTCAGTAAAAAACATTTTATAAATAGAACTACCTCTTGATACAGGGTTACACATCATTATTAATTTACATCTGATATTTTTTACCCTTAACCTTTTTCTAAGCTCTTTTATATCATCGAGAGTTAACTCATCAGCTTCTTCTATGAGAATGTAGTCTATATTTTTTACTGATTTTAGTTTTCTCCAATCATCCATACCTTTAAATATAATTTGAGTTCCTGTTACTAAATTTTCAAATTCATATGGAGATTTAATATATTTCCATTCATTCTCCATATTCAAAATTGATATAGCTTCCTTTAGATCCTCAAAACAACTATCTTTTAAAGTTGCATAGACTTTACGAACTACTAACATTCTTCTTTTTTCAATAGAACCTGTAAGAACAGTTTTAAGAAATCCTGTAAAAGATTTTCCACTACCATAACCACCTATCCATAATGCTATATCAAAATCATCATCCTGCATTAAGTTTGCAAAGTGTTCTCCAAAAGTGAGTTCTATATCTTCCATTACTTCACCACCTTAATAGTGATTTTTCTATCATTACTAGTTGGGATAGCTTTATTATCAGTATCTTTCTTAATATTCATTCTCATTTCAGGAATACCTAATAGTTGAGCCTGTCCTTCTATTGTCTTTTGAACTATATTGACTGCTGTATTTAATACTGCTACATATTCTTTATCTAAGTTACCATTAGATAACTTGGCCATAGTTTTTTTTTGAATATAGTTAAGATAATCAATAGCTTCTTTTCTCCTTTGTATATGTTTTTCTCCCTCTTCCTCTTGGAGTTTTCCATATATATTTTTAAGAAATCTTTCTTGTTGCTCTATCCAGTTTTCTTTAGATGAATAGTTTTGAAGTGTACTTTCCTTAACTCCTGTTTTCTCTGACGCCTCTTTTATAGTGCCACCTTGAATAACTATTGATTTAGCTTTATTTATAAGTTGCTTTTTTGATTTCCTCTCTGCCCCCTTGGGTGCACCCGAATTATTTATTAGGTGCACCCAATCATCACCTTTAGCTTTATCTCTTTTCTTCCAACTTTTAACAGTATTTTCAGAGATCCCAAAATGATTAGCACACTCTTTTAAAGAAACATTATTTTGCTCATAGTATTCTCTTACTTCTTCCTTTGTGGGAGCTCTAGTAGGATTACTCATCAGTATCACTTCCCTAGTATCTCAGTATATTTTTTATCTTTAGCTATTACTTCCATTACTTCTTTAAAACTTTTATCTTTCATATAGTTATTAGCAACTGTATTTTGATAAAGTGTAGCGAATACTCTAGCTGTACCCTTTTCTTCCATAATTTTAGTAATATTTATATTTTCCTTATCATAGAGTAAATGATTTAAGTTATATGTATTTCCTGTAAATCCTTCTAAGTTTTCTATTCCACAACAACAAAGGTTATCTCCCATATTTCTTAATCTATTTTCTCCAATGAATACTCTTAAACCTAAAGAATGAGCTTTTAATTTTATCTCCTCAAAATCTTTTCTTAATAAGTTTAATGGATATACATAGTCAGCTCCTACTTTTTCCATTCCTTTTACTTTTTTAGCAAATTTCATTCCTTCAAGAGTTATCCCATATACTCCAATCTTTTTATATCTTTCTAAGTTATCTAAGATATCTTTTTTTGCTTCTCTCATGTATGGCTGTATTCTTACAATTACTCTCTTGGCTACTTTTGCTACTTTTTCTATAATCTCTATTCTTTCCTCATATGTAGGAGCCCCTAGTTCTATCTTGTCATATAAAGGACTAACTAGAGATATTTGAACTACTGCATTACATTGTTTTAGTAATTCCAAATATTCAGGATCTGCTATAAGTTTTCCTTTTGTACTTACTATAAAGGGATATTTAGTTTCAGCTAATGCTTTTAAACATTTATATGAGTTTCTATGTATCTTTTCACAAGGTTGAAATGGATCAGACATACCACCCCAATGCATAGGAATATCCCAACTACACCAATTGGTTTCTTGACTTCTTTTTCCTTTTATAAAATTTAATAATGCTGAGGGTGTTTCATCTAGTTTTATATTCTTTATATCTATTTTTCTAAATACAAAACAATATTTACAACCATGACTACATCCTTTATAAGTATCAAACCTAATAGGAACATCACATATAGGAATTTGACTTCCACATCTTGGCATCTACTTTCCCTCCATTTCTTCTAAAATCTTATTTACAAAGTACTCTTTAGTTTTTAATTTTATAAACTCTTCTATTCTTTCTCTTTTATCTACTGGGAAGTTAAAGCTAATAGTAAAGATAGAGCTTTCATTCTTTATCTCATCAGCCAATGAAGTAAAACTTTCATTAGTTATTGCATCTAATGCTTCTATTTCAGCTACTTCTAAATCTTTATCAGTAAATCCAAAGACTTCTATATCAATTCCTTCTATTTTTAATGAGTTTAGTTCATACATTAATTTATCCCTATCAAATCCTGTATCTAAGCAACATTTATTATGTAATATTCTATATAGTCTTATCTTTTCAGGATTGCCCTCAATCACTATACAAGGAACTTTTTCCAGTTTTAATAATTTAGCTGCATAGTATCTCCCATGACCTTCAACTATTTCATAATCAGGAGTAATACCTATTGGGTCATTGAAAGCAGTTTCTTGAATACTTTTAGCAATAGTTTTTATCTGTTCCTCTGTGTGTTCTTTGATATTATTCTCATAGGTTTTCAATTTCTCTATTTCAATATATACAAGATTAAGCATTTTACACCTCCAGCTTAATTTATTTATCCTCTCACTAATACAAAAACGTCACTAATTTAATAGTGACGTTTTTATAAAAAATTATTCAAAAAAATAAAAAAAGTCTAGTAAATACTAGACTTTGAAAAAATATGATATTTCATTTTTATAATTCAAAGAACAAACCTATTAGAAATTTTTTGTAATTTAGTATATGCTATTGTATCTGTAATAGGCGAATATTCTATTAATAAATTTGTTAATTGACGTGGAAATTCATTAGGAATATATGTTTGAGGAACTGAAGTTTTTTCCAATATATTAAATTTTAATTCATTTTGTTTTCTAAGTTCATCAGTTGAAAATACATTAAAATCATTTTGGTATTTTGTATTATAAAAATGATAACCACGCCAATATAAAGCTTCTCTCAATTTAGTTTTTACCTCTATTTGGTAATTTTTTATTTTAGAGCAACATTGATAAAAATTATTTATTTTCTCATAATTATCTTTTCCTAAATCTTTAATTAAAAAATGAGAATATTCTTCCCAATAATCTTTTTCAAATAAAATTGGTAATTCTAAAAATAAACTTTCACTTAAGATCCCATTAGTTAATCCATTAATTTTAATTTCTTGTACTGTAATTTCAATATTTTTTATTTGTAATAAAATTATTTGTGCATAACTTTTTTCTTTATTTCTTTTATCATTTAACCATATAAAAAATGTTAGTAATAAAGTAAGCATTAAAACGACATTACTAAAATAAGGTTCTCTTAGAATAGTTAATATTTTTTGCATTTTCTCCCCCTAAATAATTTTAATTTTCTATAATCTTCATATTTTCAATTCTATCTTTTATTAAATCTCCTAAATCTTTTATTTTCCCAACAACTATTATTCCTTCTAAAAATAAGGATATATCTTCTGAGCTATTTAATTTTTCAATTTCAGTAACAATTTTATTAAGATCTTCAATTATACTACTGATTTTATCTAATATTTGTTCACTATAAAATGGTGCATTTTGCAACATTTTTAATTCTAATTTTTTCTTAAGAATATACCAATTATTTTTCTCTGAATTTAATAATGAAATTCTATCTTTTGAATCAGAAAGATTACTTAATCTTTCTATTCTACTCAATACCATCATTAAATCCCCATATATTTCTCTATATATAGAAAATTCCAAATCATATTGTA
Encoded here:
- a CDS encoding PBSX family phage terminase large subunit, with amino-acid sequence MEDIELTFGEHFANLMQDDDFDIALWIGGYGSGKSFTGFLKTVLTGSIEKRRMLVVRKVYATLKDSCFEDLKEAISILNMENEWKYIKSPYEFENLVTGTQIIFKGMDDWRKLKSVKNIDYILIEEADELTLDDIKELRKRLRVKNIRCKLIMMCNPVSRGSSIYKMFFTEQGYNIDENELYEKRLIKFTDKISLDNGEELKQVVMIHHSTYKDNPHLPASFIYELESEKDPRLKRIAKEGKFGADGDLVLYNAVFEKQVYERYVEGRLNRKDQHRGIDWGYSISYTCGLKMAVNSKLNELYVYWEYYNKGKLTKELFKELEPLKEGGRTIYADSASAQTIADFYDAGYNIDGATKGKGSVEYHEQLLRSFSRIVIDIDRCPHTKEEAEECVYKKDKNGDIQAGRYNIDPHSFDAMSYGLDEYDYIPLKERIRKKKYIGVTGGGKN
- a CDS encoding DUF1804 family protein — protein: MSNPTRAPTKEEVREYYEQNNVSLKECANHFGISENTVKSWKKRDKAKGDDWVHLINNSGAPKGAERKSKKQLINKAKSIVIQGGTIKEASEKTGVKESTLQNYSSKENWIEQQERFLKNIYGKLQEEEGEKHIQRRKEAIDYLNYIQKKTMAKLSNGNLDKEYVAVLNTAVNIVQKTIEGQAQLLGIPEMRMNIKKDTDNKAIPTSNDRKITIKVVK
- a CDS encoding radical SAM protein; translation: MPRCGSQIPICDVPIRFDTYKGCSHGCKYCFVFRKIDIKNIKLDETPSALLNFIKGKRSQETNWCSWDIPMHWGGMSDPFQPCEKIHRNSYKCLKALAETKYPFIVSTKGKLIADPEYLELLKQCNAVVQISLVSPLYDKIELGAPTYEERIEIIEKVAKVAKRVIVRIQPYMREAKKDILDNLERYKKIGVYGITLEGMKFAKKVKGMEKVGADYVYPLNLLRKDFEEIKLKAHSLGLRVFIGENRLRNMGDNLCCCGIENLEGFTGNTYNLNHLLYDKENINITKIMEEKGTARVFATLYQNTVANNYMKDKSFKEVMEVIAKDKKYTEILGK
- a CDS encoding ParB/Srx family N-terminal domain-containing protein, with the translated sequence MLNLVYIEIEKLKTYENNIKEHTEEQIKTIAKSIQETAFNDPIGITPDYEIVEGHGRYYAAKLLKLEKVPCIVIEGNPEKIRLYRILHNKCCLDTGFDRDKLMYELNSLKIEGIDIEVFGFTDKDLEVAEIEALDAITNESFTSLADEIKNESSIFTISFNFPVDKRERIEEFIKLKTKEYFVNKILEEMEGK